The Saccopteryx leptura isolate mSacLep1 chromosome 2, mSacLep1_pri_phased_curated, whole genome shotgun sequence genome has a window encoding:
- the SLC5A3 gene encoding sodium/myo-inositol cotransporter: MRAVLETADIAIVALYFILVMCIGFFAMWKSNRSTVSGYFLAGRSMTWVAIGASLFVSNIGSEHFIGLAGSGAASGFAVGAWEFNALLLLQLLGWVFIPIYIRSGVYTMPEYLSKRFGGHRIQVYFAALSLILYIFTKLSVDLYSGALFIQESLGWNLYVSVILLIGMTALLTVTGGLVAVIYTDTLQALLMIVGALTLMIISMMEIGGFEEVKRRYMLASPNATSILLTYNLSNTNSCNVHPKKDALKMLRNPTDEDVPWPGFILGQTPASVWYWCADQVIVQRVLAAKNIAHAKGSTLMAGFLKLLPMFIIVVPGMISRILFADDLACINPEHCMQVCGSRAGCSNIAYPRLVMKLVPVGLRGLMMAVMIAALMSDLDSIFNSASTIFTLDVYKLIRKSASSRELMIVGRIFVAFMVVISIAWVPIIVEMQGGQMYLYIQEVADYLTPPVAALFLLAIFWKRCNEQGAFYGGMAGFVLGAIRLTLAFAYRAPECDQPDNRPGFIKDIHYMYVATALFWVTGLITVIVSLLTPPPTKEQIRTTTFWSKKSLVVKESCSPKDEPYKMQEKSILRCSENSEAINHIIPNGKSEDSIKGLQPEDVNLLVTCKEEGNPVASLGHSEAETPVDAYSNGQAALMGEKERKKEIEDGGRYWKFIDWFCGFKSKSLSKRSLRDLMEEEAVCLQMLEEPPQVKLILNIGLFAVCSLGIFMFVYFSL; the protein is encoded by the coding sequence ATGAGGGCTGTACTGGAGACAGCAGACATTGCCATAGTGGCTCTGTATTTTATCCTGGTCATGTGCATTGGTTTTTTTGCCATGTGGAAATCTAATAGAAGCACCGTGAGTGGATACTTCCTGGCTGGGCGCTCTATGACCTGGGTAGCAATTGGTGCCTCTCTGTTTGTGAGCAACATTGGGAGTGAGCACTTCATTGGGCTGGCAGGATCTGGAGCTGCAAGTGGATTTGCAGTAGGTGCATGGGAATTCAATGCCTTACTGCTTTTGCAACTTCTGGGGTGGGTTTTCATCCCTATTTATATCCGGTCAGGGGTATACACCATGCCTGAATACTTGTCCAAGCGATTTGGTGGCCATAGAATTCAGGTCTATTTTGCAGCCTTGTCTCTGATTCTCTATATCTTCACCAAACTCTCAGTGGATCTGTATTCAGGTGCCCTATTTATCCAGGAGTCTTTGGGTTGGAACCTTTATGTGTCTGTCATCCTGCTTATTGGCATGACTGCTTTGCTGACTGTCACAGGAGGCCTTGTTGCAGTGATCTACACAGACACTCTACAGGCTCTGCTCATGATTGTTGGGGCGCTCACACTTATGATTATTAGCATGATGGAGATTGGCGGGTTTGAGGAAGTTAAGAGAAGGTACATGTTGGCCTCACCCAATGCCACATCCATCTTGTTGACATACAACCTTTCCAACACAAATTCTTGTAATGTCCACCCTAAGAAAGATGCATTGAAAATGTTGCGGAACCCAACAGATGAAGATGTTCCTTGGCCTGGATTCATTCTTGGGCAGACCCCAGCTTCAGTGTGGTATTGGTGTGCTGACCAAGTCATCGTGCAGAGGGTACTAGCAGCTAAAAACATTGCGCATGCCAAAGGCTCCACTCTAATGGCTGGTTTCTTGAAGCTCCTGCCCATGTTTATCATTGTTGTCCCAGGAATGATTTCTAGGATACTGTTTGCTGATGATCTAGCTTGCATCAACCCCGAGCACTGCATGCAAGTGTGTGGAAGCAGAGCTGGGTGCTCTAACATTGCTTACCCACGCCTGGTGATGAAGCTGGTTCCTGTGGGCCTCCGGGGCCTAATGATGGCAGTGATGATTGCAGCTCTGATGAGTGATTTGGACTCTATCTTTAACAGTGCCAGTACTATATTCACCCTCGATGTGTACAAACTGATCcgcaagagtgcaagctcccgggAACTAATGATTGTGGGGAGGATATTTGTGGCTTTTATGGTGGTGATCAGCATTGCATGGGTGCCAATCATCGTGGAGATGCAAGGAGGCCAGATGTACCTTTACATTCAGGAGGTAGCAGATTACCTGACGCCCCCAGTTGCTGCCCTGTTCCTTCTGGCAATTTTCTGGAAGcgctgcaatgaacaaggggcTTTCTATGGTGGAATGGCTGGCTTTGTTCTTGGAGCAATCCGTTTGACACTAGCCTTTGCCTACCGGGCCCCAGAATGTGACCAGCCTGATAACAGACCAGGCTTCATCAAAGACATTCATTACATGTATGTGGCCACAGCATTGTTTTGGGTCACAGGACTCATTACTGTTATTGTTAGCCTTCTCACACCTCCTCCCACAAAGGAACAGATTCGTACCACCACCTTTTGGTCTAAGAAGAGCCTGGTGGTCAAGGAGAGCTGCTCCCCAAAAGACGAACCGTACAAAATGCAGGAGAAGAGCATTCTGAGATGCAGTGAAAATAGTGAGGCCATCAACCACATCATTCCCAATGGGAAATCTGAAGACAGCATTAAGGGCCTTCAGCCTGAAGATGTTAATCTTTTGGTGACCTGTAAAGAGGAGGGCAACCCAGTGGCTTCCTTGGGTCATTCAGAGGCAGAAACACCTGTGGATGCTTATTCTAATGGGCAAGCAGCACTCatgggtgagaaagagagaaagaaagaaatagaggatGGAGGCCGGTACTGGAAGTTCATAGATTGGTTCTGTGGCTTTAAAAGTAAGAGCCTCAGCAAGAGGAGTCTCAGAGACCTGATGGAGGAGGAGGCTGTTTGTTTACAAATGTTGGAAGAGCCTCCACAAGTTAAACTAATACTAAATATTGGACTTTTTGCTGTGTGTTCACTTGGAAttttcatgtttgtttatttctccttatgA